In the genome of Aureimonas sp. OT7, one region contains:
- a CDS encoding bile acid:sodium symporter family protein: MRLRLPIDRQTLLLLGAVAIAVVFPARGQAAEMFEWVVYGAIALLFFLYGARLSPKAVWQGLLHWRLQGLVFLFTFAVFPLLGLLAVLVLRPVMSDPLVAGILFLTLLPSTVQSSIAFTSIAGGNVPAALTSASLSNLVGVVVTPLLVMALMHSSGLGFGLDQIQKIALQILAPFAAGQAMRPLIGAFLTRHRPLTAFVDRLSILLVVYAAFSEGMNAGVWSSIGWSDLALTVLASCVILLIVLLATTWTSRKLGFSRADEIAIVFCGSKKSMATGIPMAGILMPGPALAMMVLPLMLFHQIQLFACAWMAQRYAERAPTDPSDAIGAPAMSARR, from the coding sequence ATGCGCCTGCGCCTACCCATCGATCGTCAGACACTTCTTCTTCTGGGCGCGGTGGCCATTGCCGTCGTTTTTCCCGCGCGGGGCCAGGCGGCGGAGATGTTCGAGTGGGTCGTCTACGGCGCCATCGCCCTCTTGTTCTTCCTGTACGGCGCACGGCTTTCGCCGAAGGCCGTATGGCAGGGACTGCTTCACTGGCGCCTCCAGGGGCTCGTCTTCCTGTTCACCTTCGCGGTCTTTCCGCTTCTCGGCCTCCTCGCCGTCCTGGTGCTGAGGCCGGTGATGTCCGATCCGCTGGTGGCGGGCATCCTGTTCCTGACGCTGCTGCCCTCGACCGTACAATCCTCCATCGCCTTCACCTCCATAGCCGGGGGCAATGTCCCGGCCGCGCTGACGAGCGCGTCCCTCTCCAACCTCGTTGGAGTGGTCGTGACGCCGCTTCTGGTCATGGCATTGATGCACTCCAGCGGATTGGGCTTCGGCCTCGACCAGATCCAGAAGATCGCCCTGCAGATCCTGGCGCCGTTTGCCGCCGGGCAGGCGATGCGTCCGCTGATCGGCGCCTTCCTGACGCGCCACAGGCCGCTGACGGCCTTCGTCGATCGCCTGTCGATCCTGCTGGTCGTCTATGCCGCCTTCAGCGAGGGCATGAACGCAGGTGTCTGGTCCAGCATCGGCTGGTCGGACCTCGCGCTGACGGTGCTGGCGTCCTGCGTCATCCTGCTGATCGTCCTTCTGGCCACCACCTGGACAAGCCGGAAGCTCGGCTTCAGCCGCGCGGACGAGATCGCCATCGTCTTCTGCGGCTCCAAGAAAAGCATGGCGACCGGCATTCCGATGGCCGGTATCCTCATGCCGGGCCCTGCCCTCGCCATGATGGTCCTGCCGCTGATGCTCTTCCATCAGATCCAGCTCTTCGCCTGTGCCTGGATGGCGCAGCGCTATGCTGAACGGGCGCCGACGGACCCGTCCGATGCGATCGGGGCCCCCGCCATGTCGGCGCGGCGCTGA
- a CDS encoding alpha/beta fold hydrolase, producing MTNCKIADRPLLVLLHAFGSSRNAWNEIAPHFEEVFDVFAPDLPGFGSAADQGARSVEDTVTALAGEIADRVGPKGWIAAGHSMGGKFATILASGRTGGLSPARGVLLLAGSPPSPEPMGEDRRAEMIGWARDGRIDESEASAFVSANTGSPLPTEAARLAVADVMASSADAWTAWLETGSREDWSGRVGGLDMPCAILVGSEDGDLGEAGQRATNMTVYDDAELSVEAGCGHLLPLERPAAVVAALSALQRRADMAGAPIASDGSVGARSA from the coding sequence GTGACGAATTGCAAGATCGCCGACAGGCCGCTTCTCGTCCTGCTTCACGCCTTCGGCTCGAGTCGCAATGCGTGGAACGAGATCGCACCGCATTTCGAAGAGGTATTCGATGTCTTCGCGCCCGACCTGCCGGGCTTCGGAAGCGCGGCCGACCAGGGCGCGCGCAGCGTCGAAGACACTGTCACCGCGCTGGCCGGTGAGATCGCCGACCGTGTGGGCCCCAAAGGATGGATCGCAGCCGGGCACAGCATGGGCGGCAAGTTTGCCACCATCCTCGCATCCGGAAGGACAGGCGGGCTGTCGCCGGCACGCGGCGTTCTGCTTCTGGCAGGGTCGCCCCCCTCGCCGGAGCCGATGGGCGAAGACAGGAGGGCCGAAATGATCGGCTGGGCCCGGGATGGACGGATCGACGAAAGCGAAGCCTCCGCGTTCGTTTCGGCCAATACCGGCTCGCCCTTGCCGACCGAGGCGGCAAGGCTTGCCGTGGCGGACGTCATGGCAAGCTCGGCCGACGCATGGACGGCATGGCTGGAAACCGGCAGCAGGGAGGACTGGTCGGGAAGGGTCGGCGGGCTCGATATGCCCTGCGCGATCCTCGTCGGCTCTGAAGATGGCGATCTCGGTGAAGCCGGCCAGAGGGCGACGAACATGACCGTCTATGACGATGCCGAACTGTCGGTAGAGGCGGGCTGCGGCCATCTGCTGCCGCTTGAACGGCCCGCCGCCGTGGTGGCCGCCCTGTCGGCACTTCAGCGCCGCGCCGACATGGCGGGGGCCCCGATCGCATCGGACGGGTCCGTCGGCGCCCGTTCAGCATAG
- a CDS encoding LysR substrate-binding domain-containing protein, whose product MITHRQVEAFRAVILAGSATGAAQLMSLTQPAVTRLIQDIEYRLQLTLFERRGGKLVPTSDAITLYREVERSFQGLERIERQAADLRERRVGRLRIAGLPALAVDFLPAFAARFLAARPTLEITVLGPTSPLALDWVSSGQCDLAIVHEQFQSTAVKTTPLAPFKAVVALPRAHPLASRHEIHATDLHEQDFITLAAPSLIEHTISSVFAAHRVQPRIRVESPLTMMACRMAAEGIGCTLVDPFTADHYAGERLVVRPFRPAILFEWAIITPSFTALAPLAEEFMAGFIAEFAARVAVNRTG is encoded by the coding sequence ATGATCACTCATAGGCAGGTCGAGGCGTTTCGCGCGGTCATACTGGCCGGCTCCGCAACCGGCGCCGCGCAACTGATGTCCCTGACGCAGCCCGCCGTGACGCGCCTGATCCAGGACATCGAATACCGGTTGCAGCTAACCCTGTTCGAGCGGCGGGGCGGCAAGCTGGTCCCGACCAGCGATGCGATCACGCTGTATCGCGAGGTGGAGCGATCGTTTCAGGGCCTGGAGCGGATCGAGCGGCAGGCGGCGGATCTGCGCGAGCGTCGGGTTGGCCGGCTGCGCATCGCCGGCCTGCCGGCGCTGGCGGTCGACTTCCTGCCGGCCTTCGCAGCGCGGTTCCTGGCCGCGCGGCCAACGCTGGAAATCACCGTGCTGGGTCCGACTTCACCGCTGGCGCTCGATTGGGTGTCGTCCGGCCAATGCGATCTCGCCATCGTCCACGAGCAGTTCCAGAGCACCGCGGTCAAGACGACGCCACTTGCCCCCTTCAAGGCAGTCGTCGCCCTGCCCCGCGCCCATCCGCTGGCGTCCAGGCACGAGATCCATGCGACCGACCTGCATGAGCAGGACTTCATCACGTTGGCAGCGCCATCGCTGATCGAGCATACGATCTCCAGCGTGTTCGCCGCCCATCGCGTCCAGCCCCGGATCCGGGTCGAATCGCCATTGACGATGATGGCGTGCCGCATGGCGGCCGAGGGCATCGGCTGTACCCTGGTGGACCCGTTCACCGCCGATCACTATGCCGGGGAACGGCTGGTCGTGCGGCCGTTCCGCCCGGCCATCCTGTTCGAATGGGCGATCATCACCCCGTCATTCACCGCGCTTGCGCCCCTTGCGGAGGAGTTCATGGCCGGTTTCATCGCCGAATTCGCCGCGCGCGTTGCCGTCAATCGAACCGGCTGA
- a CDS encoding ABC transporter substrate-binding protein produces MSKRARTTLFASVAISCMTMAGAAGAQEKVLYVAAYGGSYEQTLREKVFPKFQAEHNVRIEYLAGNSTDTLARLVAMRSNPQVDVAIMDDGPMYQALALGLCRDLDDAPIFADLFDTAKVEGNQATGIGVVATGFMYNKDYFAEQGWEAPTSWADLRDPKYAGKLVVPPLSNTYGLHALVMQAELDGGDERNIDPGFAAFADTIDSNVLAYEPSPGQMTALFQSGQAVLSVWGSARINSLANTGFPVEMVYPKEGAVALGILACPVAGKNQPEAQALIEYMLSPEVQQEIARDYGYGPVNKNARLTDEEAAGIPYGPEQVGKLRVIDWPYVNPVREEWNTRWTREVEG; encoded by the coding sequence ATGAGCAAACGAGCGCGTACGACCCTCTTCGCCTCCGTGGCGATTTCCTGCATGACGATGGCCGGCGCTGCCGGCGCGCAGGAAAAAGTGCTGTATGTGGCTGCCTATGGCGGCTCGTACGAGCAGACCTTGCGAGAGAAGGTGTTCCCGAAGTTCCAGGCCGAGCACAACGTTCGGATCGAGTATCTGGCCGGAAACTCCACCGATACGCTCGCGCGCCTCGTCGCCATGCGCTCCAACCCGCAGGTGGACGTCGCCATCATGGACGACGGGCCGATGTACCAGGCGCTCGCGCTTGGCCTGTGCCGCGATCTCGACGATGCGCCGATCTTCGCCGATCTCTTCGATACGGCCAAGGTCGAGGGCAACCAGGCCACCGGTATCGGCGTCGTTGCCACCGGGTTCATGTACAACAAGGACTACTTCGCCGAGCAGGGCTGGGAGGCTCCGACCTCGTGGGCGGACCTGCGCGATCCCAAATATGCGGGCAAGCTCGTCGTGCCGCCGCTGTCCAACACCTATGGGCTGCACGCGCTGGTGATGCAGGCCGAGCTCGACGGTGGTGACGAGCGCAATATCGACCCGGGCTTCGCCGCTTTCGCCGACACCATCGACAGCAACGTCCTCGCTTACGAGCCGTCTCCCGGCCAGATGACGGCGCTGTTCCAGAGCGGGCAGGCCGTCCTGTCGGTCTGGGGCTCGGCGCGCATCAACTCGCTCGCCAACACCGGCTTCCCGGTCGAGATGGTCTATCCGAAGGAAGGGGCCGTCGCGCTGGGCATCCTGGCCTGCCCCGTTGCCGGCAAGAACCAGCCGGAAGCCCAGGCGCTGATCGAGTACATGCTCTCTCCCGAGGTGCAGCAGGAAATCGCACGCGACTACGGCTACGGCCCGGTCAACAAGAACGCCAGGCTGACCGACGAGGAAGCCGCCGGAATCCCCTACGGGCCGGAGCAGGTCGGCAAGCTGCGGGTCATCGACTGGCCGTACGTCAACCCGGTTCGCGAAGAGTGGAATACGCGCTGGACGCGTGAGGTCGAAGGCTGA
- a CDS encoding TspO/MBR family protein gives MTPRYVSLCIFLLIAVGGGLLIGANNVPGAWYEGLQKPWFNPPNWIFAPVWTLLYVLIGIAGWLVWRKRDRPALTLWFLQMGLNFVWTPVFFGANLLGPALGIALGMLAAAGAFTVRAWTVERRAAWCFVPYVAWVAFASLLNGALWQLNA, from the coding sequence ATGACTCCCAGATACGTTTCCCTTTGTATCTTCCTGCTGATCGCCGTGGGCGGCGGGCTCCTGATCGGCGCGAACAACGTTCCCGGCGCGTGGTATGAGGGCCTTCAGAAGCCGTGGTTCAACCCACCCAACTGGATTTTCGCACCGGTCTGGACATTGCTCTATGTCCTCATCGGCATCGCCGGATGGCTCGTCTGGCGCAAGCGGGATCGACCGGCGCTGACGCTATGGTTCCTGCAGATGGGCCTGAACTTCGTATGGACACCGGTCTTCTTCGGCGCAAACCTTTTGGGGCCGGCTCTCGGGATTGCCCTTGGCATGCTGGCCGCAGCCGGGGCCTTCACCGTCCGTGCGTGGACGGTGGAGCGCCGTGCCGCCTGGTGCTTCGTGCCGTATGTCGCGTGGGTGGCCTTTGCCAGCCTGCTTAATGGCGCCTTGTGGCAATTGAACGCTTGA
- a CDS encoding amidohydrolase family protein: MSFDLVIRNATLPDGRRGIDIAVRNGRIEAVEAGVDGEAGEVVDAGGHLVSPPFVDIHFHMDATLSLGIPRLNRSGTLLEGIQLWGELKPLLTRDAVVERAMRYCDLAVSQGLLAVRSHVDVCDDRLVGVEALLEVRDAVRDYLDLQLVAFPQDGLFRNPNAEANLLRALDMGVDVVGGIPHFERTMEAGARSVTRLCEIAAERGLMVDLHCDETDDPMSRHIETLAAETVRLGLQGRVAGSHLTSMHSMDNYYASKLLPLIAEAQIHCVPNPVANIVLQGRHDTYPKRRGMMRVPELWALGVNVAFGQDSCMDPWYSMGNADMLDVAHMAVHTGHLTSRDAVTRCFDAVTRAGAAAFGLESYGLEKGCHADLVMLDAADAIEAVRLRSPRLRVYRRGRLVSRAEPRRAELSLPGRPAIVAPSAYAPPLG, translated from the coding sequence ATGAGCTTCGATCTCGTCATCCGCAACGCAACCCTGCCGGACGGACGGCGCGGCATCGACATCGCGGTCCGCAATGGTCGGATCGAGGCCGTCGAAGCAGGCGTGGACGGCGAGGCGGGGGAGGTGGTCGATGCGGGAGGACATCTGGTCTCGCCGCCCTTCGTGGACATCCATTTCCACATGGACGCGACGTTGTCGCTTGGCATTCCGCGCCTGAACCGCAGCGGGACGCTTCTGGAAGGCATCCAGCTATGGGGGGAGTTGAAGCCGCTGTTGACCAGGGACGCGGTCGTGGAGCGGGCCATGCGCTATTGCGATCTTGCGGTTTCGCAGGGGCTGCTTGCGGTCCGCAGCCATGTCGACGTGTGCGATGACAGGCTGGTCGGTGTGGAGGCGCTGCTCGAAGTCAGGGATGCGGTCCGCGACTATCTGGACCTGCAACTCGTGGCTTTTCCCCAGGACGGCCTGTTCCGCAATCCGAATGCGGAAGCAAACCTGTTGCGTGCGCTGGACATGGGCGTGGACGTCGTTGGCGGCATCCCGCATTTCGAGCGGACCATGGAGGCCGGCGCCCGGTCGGTCACGCGGCTCTGCGAGATCGCCGCGGAGCGGGGCCTGATGGTGGACCTGCATTGCGACGAGACGGACGACCCGATGTCCCGTCATATCGAGACGCTGGCGGCCGAGACCGTGCGCCTCGGACTCCAGGGCAGGGTGGCCGGTTCGCACCTGACCTCCATGCATTCGATGGACAATTACTACGCCTCCAAACTGCTTCCCTTGATCGCGGAGGCGCAAATCCATTGCGTGCCGAACCCGGTAGCCAATATCGTGCTGCAAGGCCGGCACGACACCTATCCGAAGCGACGGGGCATGATGCGCGTGCCGGAGTTGTGGGCGCTGGGCGTCAATGTCGCTTTCGGACAGGATAGCTGCATGGACCCATGGTACTCGATGGGCAATGCCGACATGCTGGATGTCGCGCATATGGCGGTCCATACCGGGCACCTGACCAGCCGCGACGCCGTCACGAGGTGCTTCGATGCGGTGACACGCGCCGGGGCAGCCGCCTTCGGGCTGGAATCCTACGGGCTGGAGAAGGGGTGCCACGCCGATCTGGTGATGCTGGATGCGGCGGACGCCATAGAGGCGGTGCGCCTTCGCAGCCCGCGACTGCGCGTTTACCGGCGGGGCAGGCTGGTCAGCCGGGCCGAGCCGCGCCGCGCCGAGTTGAGCCTGCCGGGCCGACCCGCCATAGTGGCGCCCTCCGCCTACGCACCGCCGCTGGGCTGA
- a CDS encoding GGDEF domain-containing protein: MRGIAERVHARVTVPMVQWFLKPDTSTDASIVDDLLRSTSGGVAVVMFGCVCLTLQVAIYAFHRPAQAMALLLLVMAASSARMLGLHRARNGMAASGIVVLTGIAWASTVGLVCALCMLTGEIVLTTVAALTMTGFAFTSAYNNAGIPRLARAQVLIVSVPFLLASVFTGIPEMPVILALGPIWILGIMYLVNGIHRSVAATITTQKHNAFLAMNDDLTGLANRLSILRALEDMARDAMADGLQERPYVLYLDLDDFKPINDRFGHQMGDLVLRTVAGRLRDAVGASGRIGRVGGDEFVVALTPATACQAAEVAARLGEAARLPVDLGGGRVVRIGATIGGASVGSAGVDAALARADARLYEGKRQGGGVSRFD; this comes from the coding sequence TTGAGAGGCATTGCAGAACGCGTCCACGCACGTGTGACCGTTCCGATGGTCCAGTGGTTCCTGAAGCCCGATACCTCGACCGACGCGTCCATCGTCGACGATCTTCTGCGCTCGACGTCCGGCGGGGTGGCCGTCGTGATGTTCGGCTGCGTCTGCCTGACGCTGCAGGTGGCGATCTACGCGTTTCACCGCCCGGCGCAGGCCATGGCTTTGCTGCTGCTGGTCATGGCCGCGTCCTCGGCGCGCATGCTGGGCCTGCATCGTGCGCGCAACGGCATGGCCGCATCCGGTATCGTCGTCTTGACGGGGATCGCCTGGGCATCGACCGTCGGGCTCGTCTGCGCGCTCTGCATGCTTACGGGTGAGATCGTGCTGACGACGGTCGCGGCACTCACCATGACGGGATTTGCCTTTACGTCGGCCTATAACAATGCCGGCATACCGCGGCTGGCCCGCGCGCAGGTGCTGATCGTCAGCGTGCCGTTCCTGCTGGCCAGCGTGTTTACCGGCATCCCCGAAATGCCGGTCATCCTGGCCCTCGGCCCGATCTGGATTCTGGGCATCATGTATCTCGTGAATGGCATTCACAGGAGCGTCGCGGCAACCATCACCACGCAGAAGCACAATGCCTTTCTTGCCATGAACGACGACCTGACGGGACTGGCGAACCGGCTGTCCATTCTCCGCGCCCTCGAGGACATGGCGCGGGATGCGATGGCCGATGGCCTGCAGGAACGTCCGTACGTGCTGTATCTCGATCTCGACGATTTCAAGCCGATCAACGACAGGTTCGGGCACCAGATGGGGGACCTGGTGCTGCGCACGGTCGCCGGCCGGCTGCGCGATGCCGTCGGCGCATCCGGCCGCATCGGCCGCGTCGGCGGCGACGAATTCGTCGTCGCCCTGACGCCGGCAACCGCCTGCCAGGCCGCGGAGGTTGCGGCGCGGCTGGGCGAGGCCGCCCGACTTCCCGTCGATCTCGGCGGTGGACGCGTCGTGCGGATCGGCGCGACCATCGGCGGGGCATCGGTCGGCAGCGCCGGCGTCGATGCCGCCCTGGCGCGGGCGGATGCACGGCTTTACGAGGGAAAGCGTCAGGGCGGCGGCGTCAGCCGGTTCGATTGA
- a CDS encoding ABC transporter ATP-binding protein: MSFLVLERLTKIYDGVTAVDGISLSVERGEFVSLLGPSGCGKTTTLQMIAGFVDVTSGRIMLEGRDLSQVPPDRRGLGIVFQSYALFPHMTVADNVGFGLEMRKVGRAERDRKVAAALDLVGLSGFAERYPRRMSGGQQQRVALARALVIEPSLLLLDEPLSNLDAKLREEMQSELRDIQERTGLTTILVTHDQNEAMALSDRVVVLNKGRIEQVGAPEAAYQVPETRFVASFLGRTNTLEGHSNGTSISLKDQNWPVARPELTGKVLITVRPERIAFSDGRGLRGVVRKRVFQGSQWAFEIDSEAGDVAVIAPNGGGALPAVSETVRLTWAEGDMRVLPLHEGDAR, translated from the coding sequence ATGAGCTTCCTTGTCCTGGAAAGGCTGACGAAGATCTATGACGGCGTGACTGCCGTGGACGGAATTTCGCTCAGCGTCGAACGCGGCGAGTTCGTATCGCTGCTGGGGCCGTCCGGCTGCGGCAAGACGACCACGTTGCAGATGATCGCCGGCTTCGTCGACGTGACATCCGGGCGCATCATGCTGGAGGGGCGGGACCTGTCGCAGGTTCCGCCCGACCGGCGCGGCCTTGGCATCGTCTTCCAAAGCTATGCGCTGTTTCCCCATATGACCGTTGCCGACAATGTCGGATTCGGACTGGAGATGCGCAAGGTGGGCCGGGCCGAGCGCGACCGCAAGGTGGCGGCGGCGCTGGATCTCGTCGGACTTTCGGGCTTTGCGGAGCGCTATCCGCGCCGCATGTCCGGCGGCCAGCAGCAGCGCGTCGCGCTGGCGCGGGCCCTGGTGATCGAGCCGAGCCTCCTGCTTCTCGACGAACCCCTGTCGAATCTCGACGCCAAGCTGCGCGAGGAGATGCAGAGCGAGTTGCGCGACATCCAGGAGCGCACCGGCCTGACGACCATCCTCGTGACGCATGACCAGAACGAGGCAATGGCGCTGTCCGATCGCGTCGTCGTGCTGAACAAGGGACGGATCGAGCAGGTCGGCGCTCCGGAAGCCGCCTACCAGGTGCCGGAAACGCGCTTCGTCGCCAGCTTCCTCGGCCGCACGAACACGCTCGAAGGGCATTCCAACGGAACCTCGATTTCGCTGAAGGATCAGAACTGGCCGGTGGCGCGGCCCGAACTGACGGGCAAGGTGCTGATTACCGTACGGCCCGAGCGGATTGCCTTCAGCGATGGGCGGGGGCTGCGGGGCGTGGTGCGCAAGCGCGTATTCCAGGGCAGCCAATGGGCTTTCGAGATCGACAGCGAGGCCGGCGACGTGGCGGTGATCGCGCCCAATGGCGGCGGTGCATTGCCTGCGGTTTCCGAGACCGTACGCCTGACATGGGCCGAAGGCGACATGCGGGTGCTGCCCCTCCACGAGGGTGACGCACGATGA